From Azospirillaceae bacterium:
CCGTAGCAGAAGTTGACGATCATGGCGCCCCAGACCAGGGGGCTGGCCATGATGGTGCGGAACGGCAGGGCCGAGGCGTTGCGCCGGACCGCCACCATGTCCGCCGCCTTGGGCAGGTCGCTTTTCACCAGCAGCACCCAGGGCACCAGCCACAGCAGGCCCACCAGGCCGGTGATGACGAACATGGCCTGCCAGCTGTGATGGACGATCAGCCAGGCCGCCACCGGCGCGCCGATGGCGGGGCCGAACTTGTTGCCCATGGTGAAGATGCCGACGGCCGTGCCGCTCTGCCCTTCCCTGAAGTGGTTGCGGATCCAGCGGTAGCTGGCGGGCATGACGATGGCCTCGGCCACGCCGACGACGATGCGCATGATCATCAGGCCGGTGAAGGCGGAGATGGCGCCCGTCAGGGCCGTGGCCACGCACCACAGGAAAAAGCAGATGGTGTAGGGCGTCTTCACGCCATACCGGTCCACCGCCCAGCCCATGGGGATCTGGATGACGCCATAGGACCAGAAGAAGGCGGCGTTGACCCAGCCGCGATCGGTGTCGGACAGCCCGAAATTCCGGATGAAATTGACGTCCGCCAAGGCCGACGAAATGCTGGTCCGGTCGACGAAGGCGATCAGCACACCCAGCGAGAGAAGCAGCAGCACGGACCAGCGCCGCAGCGCCGTCACCGGGTCCTCCCCCTCATCGGGGCCCTGTTCGCCCGTTTCCAACTTCGCCATAACTCCTCCCGTTTTTATCTTTATCGCGGCTGATTTTCGGCTCAGTCCGCCAGCCTTGGATACAATTTTCGGGCGGTGTCGCCGAACACCCAGGCGCGGTCGGCATCAGAAAGCGTGGCCAGGCCCGCCTCCGCGTCCGCCTTGATCTCGGCCAGCGTGCCGGGGGAGGTCGGGAAGTTGGACCCCCAGGCCAGCCGGTCGGCGCCAAAGGCCGCCACCAGCTTGGGGAAGAAGGTCCCGGCACTGGCCTGGCCCTTCTTCACGTCGCCGAAGATGCGCGGGGTCAGCTTCAAGTAGATGTTGGGAAGGGCGGCCAGTTCGAACAGGCTGGCGGCGTTGGCATAGGGCGGGCCGTCCAGCACGTCGGGCCGGCCCAGATGGTCCATGATGATGGCAACGTTGGCGAAGCGCCGGGCCAGCATGGTCACCTGCGGCAGGCCGATGGGCCCCGTCTGGATGCACATAGGCAGGCCCAGTTCCCCCAGCAGGTCCCACGCCTTGAAGGACCGGGGATCATCCAGTTCCTTGGGATCGAAATCCTTGGTGGAGCCACCGGTGAAGATGCGCAGGCCCGCCAGGCCCCGCCCCGCCCAATCGCGGATGGTGGCGCAGACGTTCCCGTCCAGCATATCGACGGAGCCCACCGCCACCAGGCGATCAGGGTACTGGTTGCAGCCATCGACGACATAAGAGTTGTCGAAGCCGTAGGTGGTGGAGGAATGGACCACCGCGGCCTTGGCCACGCCGGCCGCGTCCATGGCGGCGATCAGGGTCTCCACCGTGTTCGGCCGCTCCTGCGACCAGTCGCTACGCTTGCCGAACAGGGGCGCCGGCGGGTATCGCGTCTCATCATCCGAGATGATGTGCGGATGGATGTCGAAATAGTGCATTTTTCCCTCTGGTCTAAAGACCCCTCAGGCGCCGGCGGGCCATCCGGCCCTTAAGCTATCCTCGCTTTCCAGTCCGCTGCGCTCCCCGGAAAGCTGCGGCGGCCGCCGTCGCGGCCTACAACGGCATGGATGCCGTTGACTGGCGTTGGCGCTACTGCCCGCGCGCCTTCAGGTGCGCATCCAGGCGCGGATAGACACGGCGGGCGTTGCCTTCGAAAATGGCGGCACGGTCGGCGTCGCTGAGGCCCAGCGCATCGACGTAGCGCTTGGTGTCGTCGAAGTACTGCCCGGTGTCGGGGTCCTTGCCGCGCACGGCGCCGATCATCTCCGACCCGAACAGGACGTTGCTGGTCGGCACGACGGTGGTCAGCAGTTGGACGCCCGGCTGGTGATAGACGCAGGTGTCGAAGAAGATGTTGTTCAGCAGCCCTTCCAGCGGGCGCTTGGCGATCTCCAGCGACATGCCGCGATAGCGGCCCCAGTGATAGGGCACCGCCCCGCCGCCATGCGGAATGACGAAGCGCAGGGTGGGGAAGTCCCGGAACAGATCGCCTTGCAGCAACTGCATGAAGACGGAGGTGTCGGCGTTCAGGTAATGCGCGCCGGTGCCGTGGAAATTGGGGTTGCACGACGCCGCTCACGTGGACCATGGCCGGCACGTCCAGTTCGCACAACGCCTCATACAGCGGGTACCATTCCCGGTCCGTCATCGGCTTGCCGGTCCAATAGCCGCCCGTGGGATCGGGGTTGACGTTGCAGCCGACGAAACCCAGTTCCTCGACACAGCGGCGCAGTTCGGGGATGGAGTTCTTCGGGGGGGCAGAGGGCGACTGCGGCAGCTGGCAGACCGGCACGAAGTTGTCGGGATAGATGTCGCAGACGCGGCGCACCAGGTTGTTCGACACCTCCGCCCATTCCAGGCTGGTGCGCTCATTGCCCAGATGGTGGCTCATCAGCCCGGCGATGGGCGAGAACAGGGTGAGGTCGCTGCCCCGTTCCTGCTGCAGCCGCAACTGGCCGCCGCCCACGCCCTCATGGATCTGTTCGTCCGTGACGATGGCGTCGGACACCTTGGGCGCGTTCACCGGATCGTCGGCATATTCCACCTGCTTGGCGCGCCAGTCGCGGAAGGACTGGGGCACCGTGGTGAAATGACCATGGCAATCGATGATCATGGGTTTCCTCATCGCATTCTTGGCGCCGGCGCAGACGCGCGCCCAGCACATGTCGCCATGTCAAATGGCTTTTCCATCAACATCCTAGGCGCCGCCGGCCAGCGGCGCTTATTGATATTGCCCCCGGCCGTATAAGACCTGTGGCGGTCACAACTTCGCGGGATCGACGAACAGCTCATCCAGCGACATGCGGCGCGGCGTCAGTCCCTGCTTGAAGGCCGTCTCCTCCAGCGCCTGGATGGTGCGGATGTTGGCCTCCATGCCGTAGGGCAGCGGATCGTTGCCCACCAGCTGCTGCAGCTTGGCGTAGCGGCGGTCGGAGGCGGTGTTGGCCTCGCCACTGTTCAGCCGCGATAGCCAGCCCTGCTTGGCCTCCTCGAACGCCTCATAGATGGCCTTGGCCACCCAGGGGTTTTCCTTCAGCACGCTCTCGCGCACCACGATGGTGCCGTGCATGGGATAGACGCCGGTGCGGCGGTAATAATCCCACTCCAGCGCCTCGGCGTTGGGCAGCAGGTCGGGGTAGTCGACCTCCACCTCCTTCCAGCCGCTGGTGGGGTTGCCGGTGCGCCCCACCCCGGCGTTGCCGCCGAAGCCGGCGGACAGTTCCCCTGTCGCCATCATGTCGTAGAGGGAACGGCCCTCGGGCACATGCTGCACGTTGGGCGGCAGCTTCAGCTGGGTCACATGCTCCTCGTCGTCCACCACCCAGGTGACCTTGGAACAATCGACGCCCAGATCCTCCATCAGGGCCTGGCGGGTCCAGGCGCCGGTCGTCACCGAATAGGCGCGGACGCCGACCTTGCGGCCTTCCAGGTCCTTGGGCTGGTTGATGCCCGCGTCGGGGCGGACCAGCAGCCCGGAATGGTGGAACTTGCGCAGCACGAAGATGGGCAGGGCCACGAAGGGCGCGCCATAAGCGCGGGCGATGATGTAGGTGGTGGGCGCCAGTTCGCAGACGTCGAACTCCACATCGCGCACCATGCGCCGGAAGGCGGCAATCTGCGGATGGATGGTCATGAAGTTGCCGTCGACGCCGTCAACCGGGATGGCGCCACTGCGCACGGCCGAGGTATGCGGCGCTTCCGCGACGGCGAACGTGAGCGGCAGTTTCTTGGTCACGGTTTCCACTCCCTCAGATGTTGTTCTATTCTGGGCTATGCTCCGGCTTTGACCGGGCTCACCGCAATATTCGCGCGATTTACCGCCCTGTCGTCAATCAGCCGGGCGAATTTCCTGTCAAGCCGTGCACACTTTTTATCAGGCCCGCCCGTCCCAACGGCGACCCTATCGACCGCCCAAGTCGGAAGAGGCGGCCGGGCACATCCCCACTTAGCCCTCCACCACCCGAAACCGCCCCCCAGGAAGCGTGCGAAAGGTGATAAGTTTTGTGCAGGGCGCCCCGGTCATGCTGCAGGTTTTCAATCGCCGCGGTGCCCTGGAAAAGGGCAGCCAGCCGCACCGGCAGAGACACCTGAAGCGGCGCATCCCGCACGCCAAAGTCGTGACGATTTCAACGGCTTGGGGCCGAAAAACCCTGGCACCTTATGACGATATCTCGGCCGGTGCCGGGACGCCGGGAAGCCGATGCCTACCCCCTTATGCAGCCGAATTCCGGCCCGAAGCGCTGCCGCAGTGCAGCATCGAAAGACCATTCCAGCCCTATAAGAAATTCAATACGGTGATGTCCAGGGAGGATAAAAAACATGCCCGAAGCACCGTTCCCTTGCCTGGACGCCATCAGCTTCCGCCAACTGCGCCTGTTTGAAAGCGTGGGGCGGCTGAACAGCGTCCGGCGCGGTTCCGAGGAATGCAACCTGTCCCAGCCGGCGGTGACGCAAGCCCTGGCCAAGCTGGAACAGATGATCGGGATCGAGCTGTTCGAACGCCGCACCAGCGGCAGCTATCTCACACCACCCGGCGTCATCCTGCACCGGCGCGTCATCCGCATGTTCCGCCAACTGGTGGACGCTCTGCTGGACCTGGACGTCACCGGCGGCCAGGTGGGGGCGGAGGCGGTGGTCCACCGCCTCACCCGCTCGCAGGTGCGCAGCCTGGTCGCCATCATCGAACACGGCACCTTCGCCGCCGCGTCCCGGTCGCTGCACATCACGGAGGCGTCGCTGCAGCGGGCGGCGCGCGACCTGGAAGCCAACCTGCGCAAGAGCATCTTCTACCGTTCCGCCGAGGGCGTGATGGTGACGCCGGCCGGCATCGCCTGCGGCCGCCGCATGGGCCTGGCCTTGCAGGAAATCACCTGGGCGATGGATGAGATCGACCTGGCCCGCGACATCGGCGAAAGCCGCATCGTCATCGGCGCCCTGCCCTTCGGCGGCAGCGTGCTGCTGGCCACCGTGCTGGATGAGTTCCTGGCGATGCAGTCCAAGGTGGACGTGCGCATCGCCAACGAAAACGCCTCGGAAATGATGCAGCACCTGCGCGAGGGCAAGGTCGACATCGTCGTGGGGCTGACGCAGGAAACCGTGGGCGACGATCTGGTCAGCCAGACCCTGGCGGAAACCCCCTATGAGGTGGTGGGCCGCCGCGGCCATCCCCTGGCCCAGCGTGGGGCGGTCTCGCGCACCGACCTGATCGATTTCGATTGGGTGGTGGGGACCCACGGGTCCAACCGCCGCAAATGTTTCGACGGGCTGTTCGCCGGCAACGCCAAGCCGCGCACACCCATCGCCACCTCCGCCCTGCCCCTGATCCGCCATCTGCTGGCGGGCAGCGACCGGCTGACCCTGATGACTTCATACGAGTTGCAGCACGAAAGCATGCTGATGCGCGTGCCGATCGACGTGGACCTGCCCTGCCCGACAATCGGCATCACCACCCGCGCCGACTGGCTGCCCACCGCCCTGCACCGGGATTTCATCAACCTGGTGAAGTCACGCGTCACCACGCGCAGCATCATGTCGCCGACGCGCTACGCCAGTTGAAGTGTCCATGTGCCCTCAGACGCTGGGGGCGCATCAACCGATACAATCGGCAAGCATGGTAGCCACGATCTTTCCCATTATTGGATATGGGTTCACGCCCATGGTATGAATTTCGGTACCTATGATGGTCAGGTGTTTCCAATGAAAAGAATTTTGGCTATTGCCGCGTTATTTCTCTACGCCGCCTACCCCAATATCGGAAAAGCTGATGACATTTTCTTTCAGAATGCCAAAGTAACGCGAATCGAACCAAGCTACATGCCTGACTTTGTTCAGTTCCTGATCGACAAGTCCACCAGCCCCTGCGCCGGAACCTGGTTCGTTTGGAATGCGAAGGGCTCGGATTCCGTTGGCAAATCCACCAGCGTCATGAGTGTTTATTCACTCCTGCTGACCGCATACTCGACCAACACAACGGTATCATTCTGGGCGAACAGCGTCGGCGATGGCGTTCACTGCAATGTGACACTTATTTCCGCGCCGTGACGGGGCGCTGAGCGGCATGCGGCCCGGCCTCATGCCACCGGTTTGAACACACCGTCGAACAGCGCCAGCAGTGTCCGCCAGTGGTGTTCGGCCTCGACCGGATCGTGCACCGGCATGTCGTCGGGCACCCAGCCATGGCGGGCGGGATAGGTTTCCACGGTGTGATTGACACCGGCGGCGGCCAGCGCCTCTTCCAGCCGCGCCTTCTGGGCGTCGTCGAAATTGGCATCCTCGATGGCGCCGGCGACGTAGACCCGTGCCGTGATCTGGCCGGCCAGCAGGTGCGGGCTGTCGGGCTTGCCGTCGGCCAAGCCGCCGCCGTGGTAGGAAGCGGCCGCCGCGATGCGGTCGGGGAAGGTCGCCGCCGCGATCAGGGCCAGCCGCCCGCCCATGCAATACCCCACCACGCCCACCGGGCCCTTGCGGATATCGTCCCGGCCGGCCAGGAAGGCCAGCACGGCCTCGGTATCGACCATGGCGATGGCGGGAGATGTCGCCGACATCAGCTTTTCCCGGTGCGCCTGGCGCAGGGCGGGGTCGGTGAACACCACCTTGGGATCGATGGGATCGTAAGGGCCGGCGCGGTGGAACAGGTCGGGCAGCGCCACGGCGTACCCGGCATCCGCCAGCCGATCCGCCATGCGGTGCAGCGCGGGCCGGATGCCGGGTCCATCCATGAACAGGATGATGCCCGGCCACGGTCCCGTCTGACCGGCCGGCAGATGCAGCCACACCGGGCAAAGCCCGTCCTTGGCCGGAACCTCGAACTTTTCCATGGCGACGATCCCTTTATCGGCAGCCTACCAGGCCGCCTGCGTGGCGAAGAAGCGCTTCCAGAAGTCCACCTTCTCGGCGCTGGCCACAGGTATAGGTCCGAAATGGTCACCCAGTTCCATCACCTGCGGCTTTTCCGCGCTGTAGGCCGGCCACGCCGGCAGGCCCGGGCCATTGGGGCCACCGGTCTTGATGATGTTGGCCCAATAGCTGGACATGGTTTCGGCGATGCGGCGGTCGTCATCGGTCCAGGGGCTGTCCAGCGCGTCCAGGCTGTTGAAGACGTACGGGATTTCCGACCCGTGGAAGGCGCCGCGCCGGTCATGCGTCGGGCCCGGGATGGCATGGGTCCAGAAATAGGTGTGCAGGGGCAGGCTGTCGCCTTTGGTCCAGAGCGTGCCCCACAGCCAGGTTGAGACGCGGGAGTTGTCGCGGGCGGCGGCGTTGTTCTGCAAGGCCGCGTCCTCATCGGTCTTCGCCGGATAGAGTTTCAGGAACTCATCCGCAAGCGGGCCGAACTTGCGCCGGGCGGCGGCATCGAACTGGGCGACGGTGACGCTGGTCTGCGGCATGCCGGCACGCGGCGGCGTGGTGCTGGCGCGCAGGGCCGCGAAGGCGGTTTCCGGCACGGCACCCGTCTCATCCTTGTTGTTGCCGGCGACATAGGCGATCTGGTTCTGGGCGCCCGCCTGGTAGGTGTCCCAATAGGATTGCGGGATGACCCAGCCGTCCACCACCGGGCGGAACAGCGGCGGCTTGCCGTCGCTGCCGGTTTCCACCGCGGCATCGACGCCGTTGCTGCCCGCGATCAGCGTGTCCACCGGCAGGGCGCGCAACTCCTCCAGCGTCTTGGCGCCGTGCTGGGCCGCGTATTGCGTGCCGGCGGCCTCCGCCGTCGCCAGCGGCCGCCAGGAAACGGAAAGATAGCGCAACTCCGTATCGCGCGGATAACGCGCGTGGCTTTCGGCGATGCCGGCGCGGAACAGGCCCTTTGCCAGCGGCGACATCGACAGGAAGCCGACGGAGCCGGCACCGGCCGACTGGCCGCCGATGGTCACCCGGTCCGGGTCGCCGCCGAAGGCCGCGATGTTGCGCTTCACCCATTGCAGGGCGGCGATGTCGTCCAGCAGGCCGTAGTTGCCCGACGCGTTATGGCCGGACTCGCGGCTCAGTTCCGGCGTCGCCAGGAAACCCAGCACGCCGACGCGGTAGTTGAAGGTGACGACCACCACGCCCTTCAGCGCCAAGCCCTCACCATCGAATTCCGGGCTGGCACCGGTGCCGCCGATGAAACCGCCGCCGTAGATCCAGACATAGACGGGGCGCTTTTCCCCGCTGCCCGGTGCGGCACCGGTCCAGACGTTCAGGGTCAGGCAGTCCTCGCTCTGCGGCATGCCGCGCGCCATCTCGCCCCCCGGCTGCGGGCAGGCCGCCCCGAAGGTGTCGGCATGGCGCACGCCCTCCCAGGCCAGCGGTGCGGCGGGCGGCCGCCAGCGCAAGGTCCCCACCGGCGGGGCGGCATAGGGGATGCCCTTGTAGACGGCGATGGCCGGGTCGCGCCCATGGGTACCGGTCAGTTGCCCCGTCTGCACCGTCACCGGCGCCGTGGCGGCGCTGGTGCCGGCAACCGACACCCCTTCCGGCTTGGCAGCGAACCCGACCAGGTCGCCCGCCGCCAGCACGTGGCCGTCCATCATCTGGCGCAGGGCGTTGAAGCTGATATCGGCGTCGGCCTTCAGGGCGGTGTCCAGGGCGAACACCTGGGCATGGTAGGGGTGGCGACTGGCATCATGGGTGTGCGGCCCGGCATACGCCGCGGCGGGGCCGTGCACATTGGGGCCCAAGGCGGCACCGGCCGGCGGCGTCTGCAACCCCGCGGGCAGCACCAAAGTCCCGGCGGAAATATTGTACAGCACGAAATGGACGCTGGTCCCCGCCTCCGCCGCCCCGTCCCGGCCCAGCATGCCTTGCAGCACGACGACATAGGACCGGGTACCCTTGGGGCCCTTGGTCCAGGCCAGACCGGGGAAACGGTTCTCGCCGTACTGCGTGGCCGCCAGGGGAATGTCACCACCGGCGACGAAGGCCGGGCTGGTGACCGTCAGGGCGTCGCGCCGGGCGGCCGGCACACCCGCGATCAGCAGGCGCTGGTCATGGCCGATGGTGGTCGGCACCGCCTGCGCCTGGCCCGTGCTGGAAATCACCAAGGCCAGCATCAGCGCCGACGTGGAAAGGACCCAACTGCGCATTCCCATCCCCTATTGTTTTTTATTACTGCCGGTTCGCGAAGCGGCCGGGCTTGGCAAGCCAGGCGTCAATGTAGTCGTACGTCGTCTTCTGCGTGTCGCCGAATTCCCCCGCATGGCGTTCGCACGGTTTGCAGGTGTCGTACAGGTGCGTCGCGCCTTCCACGAAGGCGATGGTCTTGTCCGGGCTGTGGGCCAGCTCATAAATCGTTTCGCTGGCGAGATATTCCCAGTGCCCCGTCATGCCCATGACCAGCAGCGGCGCGTTGATCCCCTGCACATCGCCCGGCGGGCTGGCGTAGGTGGAGGTCCAGTCCACGCCGGTCACATGCTCGGAATCATAGCCGAAGTCCGGCCGGGTACGGATGGCATAGGCGTTCAGGTAGTTCTGCACCGTTGTCTTCAGGGCGCCCTTGATGAAGGAGGGCGAGTTGTTGCGGGTGTTCTCCGGCACGCGCACGGTGGGGATGACACCCATCGTCACATGGCCGTCGGCGTGCAGCAGCGGCCAGGCCTTCACCGTATGGGCCATCAGGCCGACATCCTGCGAGAACAGCCGGTTGTTGCTACCCAGCAGGATGGCGCCGGGCACGACGAAGGGCGCGTCGTCGTCGTAAGGCCCCTTGCCCGCCCGGATGGCCGCCAGTTCCCCTTCCGCCTTGGCGATCAGGGCGTTGTTGCGTGCGCCTTCCGCCGACAGGAAGGCCTTGGTGAAGGCGGGGCTGTAGGACGAGCCGGCGGGCTTGAAGCCGTTGGCCGGATTGTACATGTCCAGCTTGGGATCCAGGGTGGTGCCCTTGGCCTCATCCGTCACCGCCGGGTCGATGCTGAACAGCGTCATGGCCGCCAGGCCCCAATTGCTGTCGATCAGCATCAGGCCGTCGGCCGGCGGCAATCCGCCCAAGCTGTCCGGGCACTTCCAGATCTTCTCCGCCGACTGGCAGGCCTTGACGCCGCCCTCGGCGATGAACTGATAGGCGCTCATCACCGTGCCGCCGCCGCTGTGGCCCAGCAGCACGACGCGCTTCACCCCCGGCTGCTGCCGCAGCCAGGCAACGGCGGCCTTGACCTCCAGCATCACCTGGTCCAGCACGCCGTCGTTG
This genomic window contains:
- a CDS encoding LysR family transcriptional regulator, which codes for MPEAPFPCLDAISFRQLRLFESVGRLNSVRRGSEECNLSQPAVTQALAKLEQMIGIELFERRTSGSYLTPPGVILHRRVIRMFRQLVDALLDLDVTGGQVGAEAVVHRLTRSQVRSLVAIIEHGTFAAASRSLHITEASLQRAARDLEANLRKSIFYRSAEGVMVTPAGIACGRRMGLALQEITWAMDEIDLARDIGESRIVIGALPFGGSVLLATVLDEFLAMQSKVDVRIANENASEMMQHLREGKVDIVVGLTQETVGDDLVSQTLAETPYEVVGRRGHPLAQRGAVSRTDLIDFDWVVGTHGSNRRKCFDGLFAGNAKPRTPIATSALPLIRHLLAGSDRLTLMTSYELQHESMLMRVPIDVDLPCPTIGITTRADWLPTALHRDFINLVKSRVTTRSIMSPTRYAS
- a CDS encoding amidohydrolase family protein yields the protein MHYFDIHPHIISDDETRYPPAPLFGKRSDWSQERPNTVETLIAAMDAAGVAKAAVVHSSTTYGFDNSYVVDGCNQYPDRLVAVGSVDMLDGNVCATIRDWAGRGLAGLRIFTGGSTKDFDPKELDDPRSFKAWDLLGELGLPMCIQTGPIGLPQVTMLARRFANVAIIMDHLGRPDVLDGPPYANAASLFELAALPNIYLKLTPRIFGDVKKGQASAGTFFPKLVAAFGADRLAWGSNFPTSPGTLAEIKADAEAGLATLSDADRAWVFGDTARKLYPRLAD
- a CDS encoding MFS transporter, with protein sequence MAKLETGEQGPDEGEDPVTALRRWSVLLLLSLGVLIAFVDRTSISSALADVNFIRNFGLSDTDRGWVNAAFFWSYGVIQIPMGWAVDRYGVKTPYTICFFLWCVATALTGAISAFTGLMIMRIVVGVAEAIVMPASYRWIRNHFREGQSGTAVGIFTMGNKFGPAIGAPVAAWLIVHHSWQAMFVITGLVGLLWLVPWVLLVKSDLPKAADMVAVRRNASALPFRTIMASPLVWGAMIVNFCYGYFTFYCMSWMPSYLVEQRGLSLKESGLYTFFSFAGIAIVAVVAGWAADRIIARGHDPVLVRKVFVIAGFLGACTVLLGVNATSLDAALFWNVTSLSFLGLATANNLALCRLTLIPKPAIGIVTGVQQVATSLSGGVAASLSGWLLQVSGNYELPMQVILVFLIIGAVTTAALLRARYAPRLPGDGGPPSGVATPVTRGPELIAGSAGPQSIR
- a CDS encoding ABC transporter substrate-binding protein — its product is MTKKLPLTFAVAEAPHTSAVRSGAIPVDGVDGNFMTIHPQIAAFRRMVRDVEFDVCELAPTTYIIARAYGAPFVALPIFVLRKFHHSGLLVRPDAGINQPKDLEGRKVGVRAYSVTTGAWTRQALMEDLGVDCSKVTWVVDDEEHVTQLKLPPNVQHVPEGRSLYDMMATGELSAGFGGNAGVGRTGNPTSGWKEVEVDYPDLLPNAEALEWDYYRRTGVYPMHGTIVVRESVLKENPWVAKAIYEAFEEAKQGWLSRLNSGEANTASDRRYAKLQQLVGNDPLPYGMEANIRTIQALEETAFKQGLTPRRMSLDELFVDPAKL
- a CDS encoding amidohydrolase family protein, with product MQLLQGDLFRDFPTLRFVIPHGGGAVPYHWGRYRGMSLEIAKRPLEGLLNNIFFDTCVYHQPGVQLLTTVVPTSNVLFGSEMIGAVRGKDPDTGQYFDDTKRYVDALGLSDADRAAIFEGNARRVYPRLDAHLKARGQ
- a CDS encoding dienelactone hydrolase family protein, coding for MEKFEVPAKDGLCPVWLHLPAGQTGPWPGIILFMDGPGIRPALHRMADRLADAGYAVALPDLFHRAGPYDPIDPKVVFTDPALRQAHREKLMSATSPAIAMVDTEAVLAFLAGRDDIRKGPVGVVGYCMGGRLALIAAATFPDRIAAAASYHGGGLADGKPDSPHLLAGQITARVYVAGAIEDANFDDAQKARLEEALAAAGVNHTVETYPARHGWVPDDMPVHDPVEAEHHWRTLLALFDGVFKPVA
- a CDS encoding carboxylesterase family protein produces the protein MRSWVLSTSALMLALVISSTGQAQAVPTTIGHDQRLLIAGVPAARRDALTVTSPAFVAGGDIPLAATQYGENRFPGLAWTKGPKGTRSYVVVLQGMLGRDGAAEAGTSVHFVLYNISAGTLVLPAGLQTPPAGAALGPNVHGPAAAYAGPHTHDASRHPYHAQVFALDTALKADADISFNALRQMMDGHVLAAGDLVGFAAKPEGVSVAGTSAATAPVTVQTGQLTGTHGRDPAIAVYKGIPYAAPPVGTLRWRPPAAPLAWEGVRHADTFGAACPQPGGEMARGMPQSEDCLTLNVWTGAAPGSGEKRPVYVWIYGGGFIGGTGASPEFDGEGLALKGVVVVTFNYRVGVLGFLATPELSRESGHNASGNYGLLDDIAALQWVKRNIAAFGGDPDRVTIGGQSAGAGSVGFLSMSPLAKGLFRAGIAESHARYPRDTELRYLSVSWRPLATAEAAGTQYAAQHGAKTLEELRALPVDTLIAGSNGVDAAVETGSDGKPPLFRPVVDGWVIPQSYWDTYQAGAQNQIAYVAGNNKDETGAVPETAFAALRASTTPPRAGMPQTSVTVAQFDAAARRKFGPLADEFLKLYPAKTDEDAALQNNAAARDNSRVSTWLWGTLWTKGDSLPLHTYFWTHAIPGPTHDRRGAFHGSEIPYVFNSLDALDSPWTDDDRRIAETMSSYWANIIKTGGPNGPGLPAWPAYSAEKPQVMELGDHFGPIPVASAEKVDFWKRFFATQAAW